A genomic window from Salvia hispanica cultivar TCC Black 2014 chromosome 5, UniMelb_Shisp_WGS_1.0, whole genome shotgun sequence includes:
- the LOC125190183 gene encoding probable LRR receptor-like serine/threonine-protein kinase At2g24230, whose product MGLGYYGSLMLLALLFRPFVCQEPNPDESFVLEFFHKMSQNTNFSGPFCSWRGVICDSHGGNVVKLEVSGFGLSGAIPDSTIGKLTKLESLDLSNNYITALPDDFWDLGSLKNLNLSHNQISGVLPSNIGNFGQLQSLDLSFNKLSGSIPEAVSSLPTLQSLNLSRNMLESRIPLGILQCKSLFSIDLSANKLNGSLPTGFGAALPQLRFLNLAGNSVLGRDLDFAGMKSIKVLNISGNLFKGPVVGVFVGPLEVIDLSRNQFHGHIAQVNFSSTFNWSNLLHLDVSENAFSGWFSTGLSRAVNLRHLNLAHNRFREQEFLQVDMLSGLEYLNLSATNLIGEIPSDISHLSSLRILDLSKNNLSSPIPRTIAMNLRVLDLSYNKLVGGIPLMLMQELHELERFNLSYNNLSFCGSQFSSEILQSAFIGSVDSCPIAANPAFFKKDSPKHRGLKLEVALTLSMVLVLVGLLFLAFGCRSKTSMWAAKQSSSKEELTISGPFSFHTDSTTWVADVKQATTVPVVIFQKPLLNFTFADLLSATSHFDRDTLLAEGRFGPVYRGVLLGGIHVAVKVLVHGSTMTDEEAARELEYLGRIKHPNLVPLTGYCLAGEQRIAIYDYMENGNLHNLLYDLPLGVQVTEDWSTDTWEDENHGIRNAGSGGLLTSWGFRHKIALGTARALAFLHHGCSPPIIHRDVKASSVYLDFELEPRLSDFGLAKIFGDGLDDEVARGSPGYVPPEFLQPESGSPKAPTPKSDVYGFGVILFELITGKKPVGDEYSDEKEANLVTWVRGLVRRSQGLRAIDPNIRGTGPDKQIVEALKIGYLCTADAPSKRPSMHQVVGLLKDLEPVTQE is encoded by the coding sequence ATGGGTTTGGGGTATTATGGCTCCCTTATGCTTCTTGCATTGCTATTCAGGCCTTTTGTCTGCCAAGAACCTAACCCAGATGAATCTTTTGTCCTAGAATTCTTTCACAAGATGAGCCAAAATACAAACTTTTCTGGCCCATTCTGTTCTTGGAGGGGAGTAATTTGTGATAGTCATGGTGGGAATGTTGTGAAATTGGAGGTTTCAGGTTTTGGTTTATCTGGTGCAATCCCAGATTCCACCATTGGTAAACTCACAAAGCTTGAATCTTTGGATCTCAGCAACAACTATATCACAGCCTTACCTGATGATTTCTGGGATTTGGGCTCTCTCAAGAATCTCAACCTCTCACATAACCAAATTTCTGGGGTGTTACCTAGTAACATAGGCAACTTTGGCCAGCTCCAAAGCTTAGACCTTTCTTTCAACAAATTATCTGGGAGCATCCCTGAAGCAGTCAGCTCACTTCCCACCTTGCAATCCCTCAACCTAAGCCGAAACATGCTCGAATCAAGAATCCCTTTGGGGATTCTGCAATGCAAATCTTTGTTCTCCATCGATCTTTCAGCAAACAAGCTGAATGGCTCTCTTCCTACTGGCTTTGGTGCTGCATTGCCTCAGCTGAGGTTCTTGAATCTTGCTGGGAACAGCGTTTTAGGCCGGGATTTGGATTTTGCAGGGATGAAATCGATTAAGGTTCTTAACATTTCAGGCAATCTGTTTAAGGGCCCTGTCGTTGGTGTTTTTGTAGGGCCATTGGAGGTGATTGATCTGAGCAGGAACCAGTTTCATGGCCACATTGCTCAGGTAAATTTCAGCTCCACCTTCAATTGGTCGAATTTGCTGCATTTGGATGTATCTGAGAACGCGTTTAGTGGGTGGTTTTCGACTGGTTTAAGCCGTGCTGTGAATCTTAGACACCTTAATCTTGCACACAATAGGTTTAGAGAGCAAGAGTTCTTGCAAGTTGATATGCTTTCTGGTTTAGAATATCTGAATTTATCAGCAACTAATTTGATTGGTGAGATTCCTAGTGATATCTCTCATTTGAGTAGTTTGAGGATTCTTGATCTATCCAAGAACAATCTTAGCAGCCCAATACCTCGAACTATTGCAATGAATCTTCGTGTTCTTGATCTTTCTTACAACAAGCTAGTAGGAGGGATCCCATTGATGCTCATGCAAGAACTCCATGAGTTGGAGAGGTTCAACCTCTCTTACAACAACCTTAGCTTTTGTGGGTCACAGTTCTCCTCCGAGATTCTCCAAAGTGCGTTTATTGGATCAGTAGACAGCTGCCCTATAGCTGCCAATCCAGCCTTCTTCAAGAAGGACTCTCCAAAGCATAGAGGGCTAAAGCTCGAGGTGGCTCTAACCCTCTCGATGGTTTTAGTGCTCGTGGGGCTGCTCTTTTTGGCATTTGGGTGTCGAAGCAAGACCTCAATGTGGGCAGCGAAGCAGAGTTCAAGTAAGGAAGAGCTCACTATCTCGGGCCCCTTCTCGTTCCACACGGATTCGACTACTTGGGTGGCTGATGTGAAGCAAGCCACAACGGTGCCTGTGGTGATCTTTCAGAAGCCATTGCTCAACTTCACATTCGCGGACCTCCTGTCTGCAACGTCTCATTTTGATCGAGATACATTGTTAGCTGAGGGGAGGTTCGGCCCTGTGTACCGTGGCGTGTTGCTAGGAGGCATTCATGTTGCTGTCAAGGTCTTGGTCCATGGATCGACAATGACAGACGAGGAAGCTGCCAGAGAGCTCGAGTATCTTGGCCGTATCAAGCATCCAAACCTTGTTCCTCTAACCGGATATTGCTTGGCCGGGGAGCAGAGGATAGCCATCTACGATTACATGGAAAACGGAAACCTACATAACTTGCTATACGATCTGCCCCTAGGCGTGCAGGTCACGGAGGACTGGAGCACTGATACTTGGGAAGACGAGAATCATGGGATACGGAATGCTGGCTCAGGAGGCTTGCTCACGAGTTGGGGATTCAGGCACAAGATCGCGCTTGGCACTGCTCGTGCGCTTGCATTCCTTCACCACGGCTGCTCGCCTCCCATCATCCACAGAGATGTGAAGGCCAGCAGTGTTTATCTGGACTTTGAGTTGGAGCCAAGGCTCTCCGACTTCGGACTAGCTAAGATATTCGGGGATGGCCTTGACGACGAGGTTGCTCGCGGATCACCAGGATACGTGCCTCCCGAGTTTCTTCAGCCAGAAAGTGGCTCTCCGAAAGCCCCCACCCCAAAATCTGATGTGTATGGATTCGGAGTGATACTCTTCGAGCTCATCACCGGGAAAAAGCCAGTTGGAGACGAGTATTCGGACGAGAAGGAAGCAAACCTAGTGACTTGGGTGCGAGGGCTGGTGAGGAGGAGCCAGGGGTTGCGAGCCATCGATCCAAACATCCGTGGGACTGGGCCAGACAAGCAGATAGTCGAGGCCTTAAAGATCGGATACCTATGCACGGCCGATGCTCCTTCGAAGCGGCCGAGCATGCATCAAGTGGTGGGACTGCTCAAGGATCTTGAACCAGTTACACaagaatga
- the LOC125190178 gene encoding eukaryotic translation initiation factor 5A-2-like — translation MSDEEHQFESKADAGASKTYPQQAGTIRKNGHLVIKGRPCKVVEVSTSKTGKHGHAKCHFVAIDIFNGKKLEDIVPSSHNCDVPHVNRTDYQLIDISEDGFVSLLTENGNTKDDLRLPTDETLLGQIKSGFEEGKDLVVSVMSAMGEEQICGLKDIGPKN, via the exons atgtcGGACGAGGAGCATCAGTTTGAGTCCAAGGCAGATGCCGGTGCCTCCAAGACTTACCCTCAGCAAGCTGGAACCATCCGCAAAAATGGCCACCTAGTCATCAAAGGGAGGCCTTGCAAG GTCGTTGAAGTCTCTACCTCAAAGACCGGCAAGCACGGACACGCCAAGTGTCACTTTGTGGCAATTGACATATTTAATGGCAAAAAGCTTGAAGATATTGTGCCATCATCTCACAACTGTGAT GTGCCTCATGTCAACCGTACTGATTATCAACTGATTGACATCTCTGAAGATGGTTTT GTTTCTCTTTTGACTGAAAATGGCAACACTAAAGATGATCTTAGGCTTCCAACTGATGAGACTCTGCTTGGCCAG ATTAAAAGTGGGTTCGAGGAAGGAAAGGACCTTGTGGTGTCAGTCATGTCTGCAATGGGCGAAGAGCAGATCTGCGGCCTGAAAGATATCGGCCCCAAGAACTAG
- the LOC125188775 gene encoding probable WRKY transcription factor 32, whose translation MEGANNRSPDASREKVREDSEEGEAENRDEKAEKIDEQTRVSSDSSTDYTLGDTSRGESKASQLQTLASAELPAADSRVEFDDSSDNLSEVPVEYSLQPVPLGGKLKDQVKAVNKGVPKDTGGKSKSSASATKLSSSIASSNPQEQKLQPVESESNVCVPEPDKQNTKRLSVVPMPRTPSDGYNWRKYGQKQVKSPEGSRSYYRCTFSDCCAKKIECCDISSRLIETVYRSHHNHDPPQKLNSTRENKPTLSTPPVNQGINTSNLVRYVNDLVPSTPSKEHVVTLEETPETKQESSDSEETTGPDTKEMHDGPESKKRQKRNSTGEVESLHKPGKKPKYVVHAAGDVGISGDGYRWRKYGQKMVKGNPHPRNYYRCTSAGCPVRKHIERAVDNSSAVVITYKGIHDHDTPVPRKHHGPKGGTAVATSPISLNDMQSKSKPHKTEQTQWSVGKEGELTGEALVGGDKASESARTLLSVGFEIKPC comes from the exons ATGGAAGGAGCGAATAATCGGAGCCCTGATGCTTCTCGGGAGAAGGTGCGCGAGGATTCGGAGGAGGGAGAAGCGGAGAATCGAGACGAAAAAGCGGAGAAAATTGATGAACAGACGCGAGTGAGCAGTGATAGCAGCACTGATTATACACTTGGGGACACTTCTAGAGGAGAATCGAAAGCTTCTCAATTACAAACCCTAGCTTCTGCTGAGCTTCCTGCCGCCGATTCCCGAGTCGAATTTGATGATTCATCCGATAACCTATCAG AGGTTCCAGTGGAGTACTCCTTGCAACCGGTACCGCTGGGAGGAAAACTGAAg GATCAAGTAAAAGCAGTGAACAAGGGAGTGCCGAAGGATACAGGtggtaaaagtaaaagcaGTGCATCTGCTACAAAATTAAGTTCCTCTATTGCAAGTTCAAACCCACAGGAACAAAAATTGCAACCAGTAGAGAGTGAGAGCAATGTGTGTGTTCCAGAACCGGATAAGCAGAATACTAAACGTTTATCTGTTGTGCCTATGCCAAGAACTCCTTCTGATGGGTACAACTGGCGCAAGTATGGTCAAAAGCAAGTGAAGAGTCCAGAAGGTTCTCGTAGCTATTACAGATGCACATTCTCAGACTGCTGTGCCAAGAAGATTGAGTGTTGTGATATCTCTAGTCGTCTCATAGAAACTGTCTATAGAAGTCATCACAATCACGATCCTCCCCAGAAATTAAATAGCACTAGAGAAAATAAGCCCACATTATCAACTCCACCAGTCAATCAGGGTATTAATACAAGTAATCTAGTGAGATATGTAAATGATTTGGTACCATCTACTCCATCCAAAGAACATGTAGTTACCCTTGAGGAGACACCTGAAACTAAACAGGAGTCAAGTGATTCTGAGGAGACCACTGGACCTGATACAAAAGAGATGCATGATGGGCCTGAATCAAAGAAAAG gcaaaaaagaaattccaCAGGTGAAGTTGAATCCCTTCATAAACCCGGAAAGAAGCCTAAATATGTTGTTCATGCAGCTGGTGACGTGGGAATATCAGGAGATGGCTACAGATGGCGCAAATATGGACAGAAAATGGTGAAGGGGAATCCTCATCCGAG GAACTACTATAGATGCACTTCAGCTGGATGTCCTGTTCGAAAGCACATTGAAAGGGCCGTTGATAACTCCAGTGCTGTAGTGATAACATACAAGGGAATTCATGATCATGATACACCAGTACCACGGAAGCATCACGGGCCAAAAGGTGGTACTGCTGTCGCTACTTCTCCCATCTCGTTAAACGATATGCAAAGTAAAAGCAAACCGCACAAGACTGAACAAACCCAATGGTCAGTGGGCAAAGAAGGCGAATTGACAGGTGAGGCTCTCGTTGGCGGGGATAAAGCATCAGAATCAGCAAGAACACTTTTGAGCGTTGGCTTTGAAATAAAGCCTTGTTGA